A genomic window from Luteolibacter sp. LG18 includes:
- a CDS encoding choice-of-anchor tandem repeat GloVer-containing protein — translation MLLGFLGLPLAVREALAIPTFESIQSLVVGPKQPSTVLLRDAGGNLFGVSNGGGEGSGTIYKVAPDGTVATLHSFDGSGWGCPGLTAGPDGNYYGVTGNSAQGRGSVFRITPAGVYTVIHTFPGGAGGGVPVSRLLLGNDGNFYGTTNEGGAHDLGTLYRVTPAGTVTTLLSWGQDAIGWQSYGQLIQDAAGNIYGTTTDNLVSGENKCGSVYRVTPGGQVTALANFDALPGMAGASPRGVTLGSDGNFYGVTPYGGINGGGTAFKLTPAGEMTLLKEFGWPGSSEPFGTLVEGPDGAFYGTAKSGVAGGEYFKITPTGDYTTLAYPGVWAGASPQDGFTLGADGDFYIATLEGGPWGGGTVMRMTAWGECTVLANFDANPDSHVDSALVQAPDGGFFGATLFGGAGYGSVFHMDPYGQVDRFSPFASGLQDAYSTRNLLMGSNGRLYGVHPQGGLFQTGSIYSVNEAGVMSEIKTFDGDSGGFPTGIVEGADGNFYGTAGFGGLYQGGTAFRMTPSGSVSYIGGFGGSGSSEPQGSMVLATDGNFYGVAASSSAPNGGAGTVFQLTPSGVVSTFASFSSAPGAARAPQSALIQGSDGSFYGVSSGGGASGQGAVYKVTSGGAVVTLANFDDAQNGRLPVGTLVEGPDGAFYGACANGGSQNIGTIYRVTPAGQKTLVHEFIGSSQGNTPLAGLVKGPDGNLYGSASQGGTTLDGRAGGGGQIFRIRFGAEVATDAASEIGIFSGKLNATVNPGGYDTAVNFQYGTSPGLDSFTTLSGGTLPAGTSPVAASATLGGLAPETTYYFRAVGTNAETPVPQSGEVRSFTTAAVVPAQVATLPASGITLTTASLNATSTPGTYAAAVSFEYGTSATLENSTMIGAGSVPANATATGAQATLTGLTPGTTYYYRALSLSAENQVTQSGEILSFTTIAVTPALVVTQSAADVTLTGATLTSQVTPGTYAATVSFEYGTSPILEGSTTVAAGLVPAGAVMTAAQVPLTDLAPGTTYYYRAISVSAVNGAIQAGSIQSFTTNAVISAMVVTQSATGVSLTGATLNGSVTPGTYGATVSFEYGTSETLEGSTTVSAGSIPAETAATATQASLTGLAPGSTYYFRVISVSAVNGAVQTGSTLSFTTPAVVSGTATTQAATSVTTNSATLNGTVASGTYAATVSFEYGTSPTLTGSSTVSAGAIPANTSATAVQTTLTGLSQGTTYYFRVVSTAGGSQAGQILSFTTGTATPPATGTGRLKVFASGCHALDNGDAVSYETTTTGTSDSLTLTLRNTSSSAALTGVAASISGKDASQFSVTTAPAQTVAAGGTTTVVVRFAPTSNGNKKATLTLVSSDPAASPFTIQLNGIGRPPQAGGGHRR, via the coding sequence ATGTTACTGGGCTTCCTCGGTCTCCCCCTGGCCGTTCGTGAAGCCCTGGCCATCCCCACGTTCGAGTCCATCCAGAGTCTTGTCGTGGGTCCGAAGCAGCCCTCCACCGTGTTGCTCCGCGACGCGGGCGGAAACCTGTTTGGTGTTTCCAACGGCGGCGGAGAAGGCTCCGGCACGATTTACAAGGTCGCGCCGGACGGCACGGTGGCCACGCTCCATTCGTTCGATGGGAGCGGCTGGGGTTGCCCCGGTCTCACGGCGGGGCCGGATGGGAACTACTACGGCGTCACGGGGAACAGCGCGCAGGGCCGCGGCTCGGTCTTCCGGATCACTCCGGCCGGGGTCTACACGGTGATCCACACCTTCCCAGGCGGAGCGGGAGGCGGCGTGCCCGTGTCGCGCCTGTTGCTGGGCAACGACGGGAATTTTTACGGCACCACCAATGAAGGGGGCGCGCACGATCTGGGCACGCTCTACCGGGTGACTCCGGCAGGCACGGTCACCACGCTGTTGAGCTGGGGGCAGGATGCCATCGGCTGGCAATCCTATGGCCAGCTCATCCAGGATGCGGCGGGGAACATCTACGGCACCACCACCGACAACCTGGTGTCGGGCGAGAACAAGTGCGGCTCCGTTTACCGGGTGACTCCGGGTGGGCAGGTCACCGCGTTGGCGAATTTTGATGCACTCCCCGGCATGGCCGGTGCCTCGCCGCGGGGCGTGACCCTGGGCTCCGACGGGAATTTCTACGGCGTCACCCCGTATGGCGGCATCAACGGCGGCGGCACGGCCTTCAAGCTCACCCCGGCCGGTGAAATGACGCTGCTGAAGGAATTCGGATGGCCCGGGTCCTCCGAGCCCTTCGGGACCTTGGTGGAGGGGCCGGACGGTGCGTTCTACGGCACCGCGAAATCCGGGGTCGCGGGCGGTGAGTACTTCAAGATCACCCCCACGGGGGATTACACCACGCTGGCGTATCCCGGCGTCTGGGCGGGAGCGTCTCCGCAGGATGGATTCACCCTCGGGGCGGATGGCGATTTCTACATCGCCACGCTGGAAGGCGGTCCCTGGGGAGGCGGCACGGTGATGCGCATGACGGCGTGGGGTGAGTGCACGGTGCTCGCCAATTTCGATGCCAATCCGGACAGCCACGTGGACTCGGCGTTGGTGCAGGCTCCGGATGGCGGCTTCTTCGGCGCGACCCTTTTCGGCGGCGCGGGATACGGCAGCGTGTTCCATATGGACCCGTATGGTCAGGTCGACCGTTTCTCGCCCTTCGCGAGCGGTCTCCAAGACGCCTACTCCACCCGGAACCTGCTGATGGGTTCGAACGGGCGGCTCTATGGTGTCCACCCGCAGGGCGGGCTCTTCCAGACAGGCAGCATTTATTCGGTGAACGAGGCGGGCGTGATGTCGGAGATCAAGACGTTCGACGGCGATTCCGGCGGCTTTCCCACGGGGATCGTCGAGGGTGCGGATGGAAACTTCTACGGCACCGCGGGCTTCGGCGGCCTGTATCAGGGTGGGACCGCATTCCGAATGACTCCGTCGGGAAGCGTGTCGTATATCGGTGGCTTTGGTGGCTCCGGCAGTTCCGAACCGCAGGGATCGATGGTCCTCGCCACGGACGGGAATTTCTACGGTGTGGCGGCCAGCAGCTCGGCTCCGAATGGCGGGGCGGGCACGGTGTTCCAACTGACTCCATCCGGGGTGGTCAGCACCTTCGCCTCGTTCTCGTCCGCCCCCGGAGCGGCACGCGCTCCGCAGTCCGCCTTGATCCAGGGCAGCGATGGCAGCTTCTACGGGGTATCCTCCGGTGGTGGTGCTTCGGGCCAGGGCGCGGTCTACAAGGTCACGTCCGGAGGCGCGGTGGTGACGCTTGCGAACTTCGATGACGCACAGAACGGCCGGCTTCCGGTGGGAACGCTGGTTGAAGGACCGGATGGCGCGTTCTACGGTGCCTGCGCGAACGGTGGCAGCCAGAATATCGGCACGATCTATCGGGTGACTCCGGCGGGCCAGAAAACCCTGGTGCACGAGTTCATCGGTTCCAGCCAAGGGAACACTCCTCTCGCGGGCTTGGTGAAAGGCCCGGATGGAAACCTCTACGGCTCGGCTTCCCAAGGCGGCACGACGCTCGATGGGCGGGCCGGGGGCGGCGGCCAGATCTTCCGCATCCGGTTCGGGGCGGAGGTGGCCACCGATGCGGCTTCGGAGATCGGTATCTTTTCCGGAAAGCTGAACGCGACGGTCAATCCCGGCGGCTATGACACCGCGGTGAATTTCCAATACGGCACCAGCCCGGGGCTGGATTCCTTCACGACGTTGAGCGGTGGCACGCTTCCGGCGGGCACCTCGCCGGTGGCGGCCTCGGCCACGCTGGGAGGTTTGGCTCCGGAAACGACGTATTACTTCCGGGCGGTCGGCACGAACGCGGAAACGCCCGTGCCGCAGTCCGGGGAGGTGCGCAGCTTCACCACCGCGGCGGTGGTTCCCGCGCAGGTGGCCACGCTGCCCGCGTCTGGAATCACCCTCACGACCGCCAGCCTGAACGCCACCTCGACTCCCGGCACCTACGCGGCCGCGGTGAGCTTCGAGTACGGCACCAGCGCGACGCTTGAGAACAGCACCATGATCGGAGCCGGTTCGGTTCCGGCCAATGCCACGGCGACGGGAGCGCAAGCCACTCTGACCGGCCTCACACCCGGCACGACCTACTACTACCGCGCGCTTTCCCTGTCCGCGGAAAACCAGGTCACGCAGAGCGGCGAAATCCTGAGCTTCACCACCATCGCGGTCACCCCGGCCTTGGTGGTGACCCAGTCCGCTGCGGACGTGACCCTGACCGGTGCGACGCTGACCAGCCAGGTGACCCCGGGCACCTACGCGGCCACGGTGAGCTTCGAATACGGCACCAGCCCGATACTTGAAGGAAGCACCACGGTGGCCGCGGGCTTGGTTCCGGCGGGAGCGGTGATGACGGCCGCGCAGGTTCCCCTGACCGATCTGGCTCCGGGCACCACCTACTACTACCGTGCGATCTCCGTGTCCGCGGTGAATGGGGCGATCCAGGCGGGCAGCATCCAGAGCTTCACCACCAATGCGGTGATCTCGGCCATGGTGGTGACCCAGTCCGCCACGGGCGTTTCCCTGACTGGCGCGACCCTGAACGGTTCGGTGACTCCTGGCACCTACGGGGCCACGGTGAGCTTCGAATACGGCACCAGCGAGACGCTGGAGGGCAGCACCACTGTCAGCGCGGGCTCGATCCCGGCGGAGACGGCGGCCACGGCCACCCAGGCTTCGCTGACCGGTCTGGCTCCGGGCTCGACCTACTACTTCCGCGTGATTTCCGTGTCCGCGGTGAATGGCGCGGTTCAGACCGGCAGCACCCTGAGCTTCACTACTCCGGCGGTGGTTTCGGGAACGGCGACGACGCAGGCTGCCACGAGTGTGACGACCAACAGCGCCACGCTGAATGGAACGGTCGCCTCCGGCACCTATGCCGCCACGGTGAGCTTCGAATACGGCACCAGCCCGACGCTGACGGGCAGCTCGACAGTATCGGCCGGGGCGATCCCGGCGAACACCTCCGCCACCGCGGTGCAGACCACGCTGACCGGTCTGTCCCAGGGTACGACCTACTACTTCCGCGTGGTGTCCACTGCCGGGGGGAGCCAGGCCGGCCAGATCCTGAGCTTCACCACCGGGACCGCGACTCCGCCGGCCACCGGCACGGGCCGTCTCAAGGTGTTTGCCTCCGGTTGCCACGCGCTCGATAACGGGGACGCGGTGTCCTATGAGACCACCACGACCGGCACCAGCGACAGCCTCACGCTGACGCTCCGCAACACCTCCTCGTCCGCCGCCCTGACCGGGGTTGCCGCCTCGATTTCCGGCAAGGACGCGTCCCAGTTCTCGGTGACCACCGCTCCCGCCCAGACGGTGGCCGCGGGTGGCACGACGACCGTGGTGGTGCGTTTCGCGCCGACCTCGAACGGCAACAAGAAGGCGACGCTCACGCTCGTCAGCAGCGATCCGGCGGCCAGCCCGTTCACGATCCAGCTCAATGGCATCGGACGTCCACCCCAGGCGGGAGGAGGGCACCGCCGCTAA
- a CDS encoding exosortase system-associated protein, TIGR04073 family, with amino-acid sequence MKKLAVLATLAVLTGMASADIQAPPQSQYTSIRKLGRGLSNILYGVMEIPEQMVRKQDDFGRKAEWSYGAVDGTNRALKRLGYGFYEVFTFTCPTYRGTFKPPYQRCGEDNRIEMNVADGLSEFPPELGFETAFRYSRTQSY; translated from the coding sequence ATGAAAAAACTCGCCGTCCTTGCTACCCTTGCCGTCCTCACCGGCATGGCGAGCGCCGATATCCAGGCGCCGCCGCAGTCCCAGTACACCTCGATCCGCAAGCTCGGTCGCGGTCTCAGCAACATTCTCTACGGGGTGATGGAAATCCCGGAGCAGATGGTCCGCAAGCAGGACGATTTCGGTCGCAAGGCGGAGTGGTCCTACGGTGCCGTCGATGGCACCAATCGCGCCCTGAAGCGCCTCGGCTACGGCTTCTATGAAGTCTTCACCTTCACCTGCCCGACCTATCGCGGCACCTTCAAGCCCCCGTACCAGCGCTGCGGTGAGGACAACCGCATCGAGATGAACGTCGCCGACGGTCTCTCGGAGTTCCCGCCGGAACTCGGCTTCGAAACCGCCTTCCGCTACAGCCGCACCCAGAGCTACTAA
- a CDS encoding N-acetyltransferase family protein — protein MDIHDAARDDIEGITAIYNDAVLHTTAIWNDTTVDIANRQAWLTDRQRAGYPVLVATGEDGDVLGYASFGDWRAWEGYRHTVEHSVYIRSDQRGKGIGQALMQALIKRARALGKHVMVAGIEAGNTSSIRLHEKLGFEQAGYLKEVGTKFGSWLDLVFLQLTLASDDEL, from the coding sequence ATGGACATCCACGACGCAGCCCGCGACGACATCGAAGGGATCACGGCGATCTACAACGATGCCGTCCTCCACACCACGGCGATCTGGAACGACACCACGGTGGACATCGCCAACCGCCAAGCCTGGCTCACCGACCGGCAGCGTGCCGGCTATCCGGTCCTGGTCGCGACCGGCGAGGACGGAGACGTGCTGGGCTACGCCTCCTTCGGCGATTGGAGGGCTTGGGAGGGCTATCGCCACACCGTCGAGCACTCCGTTTACATCCGCTCCGACCAACGCGGCAAGGGCATCGGCCAGGCGCTGATGCAGGCCTTGATCAAGCGGGCACGCGCCCTCGGCAAGCACGTGATGGTCGCCGGTATCGAGGCCGGGAACACCAGTTCGATCCGGCTGCACGAAAAGCTGGGCTTCGAGCAAGCCGGATATCTCAAGGAGGTCGGAACCAAGTTCGGTTCGTGGCTCGACCTCGTCTTCCTCCAGCTCACGCTCGCTTCCGACGACGAGCTCTGA
- the serA gene encoding phosphoglycerate dehydrogenase, producing MATYRVLVSDPISEKGVDALRSAPEIQVDVNTGLKPDELLAIIGDYHGLVVRSQTKVTPEVFAAAKNLKAIGRAGVGVDNIDRNAATDNGVVVMNTPSGNTISTAEHAFTLMLSLARNIAQAHATVIAGKWDRKSFEGVEMNGKRLAILGMGRIGTEFAKRAQAFGMHVVAYDPFLTAARAQGLKVELAETADQALAGADVVTLHIPLTDETKHILNKARLSSMNKGALVVNCARGGLVDEVAAKELIDAGHIGGIALDVYEVEPPPADHPLFSAKKTVFTPHLGASTAEAQENVGIEVAYQLKDFLVSGEIRNAVNMPNLDAKTLESVGPYLDLATGLGKLLAKIGPGQVDALRVSYLGPVSELDTQLITRTVLTGYLSGAHHEAQVNLVNAPAVAKALGLQITESTVAIATNWTELIEVSAVKGGETFTVAGTFFGNAPRIVHLLGHNVETNTTGQFLFVENDDRPGIVGLLGSSLGTAGVNIANMSLSRNKDLSRAVTVIEVDSEPPVSLLEQLRATPGILRVLSFGL from the coding sequence ATGGCCACTTACCGAGTGCTTGTTTCGGATCCGATTTCGGAAAAAGGCGTGGACGCGCTGCGTTCCGCCCCGGAAATCCAGGTTGATGTGAACACCGGGCTGAAGCCCGACGAACTGCTCGCCATCATCGGCGACTACCACGGTCTGGTCGTCCGGTCTCAAACCAAGGTGACCCCGGAAGTGTTCGCCGCCGCCAAGAACCTCAAGGCGATCGGCCGCGCCGGCGTGGGTGTCGACAACATCGACCGCAACGCCGCCACCGACAACGGCGTGGTGGTGATGAATACCCCCAGCGGCAACACCATCTCCACCGCCGAGCACGCTTTCACGCTGATGCTCTCCCTCGCCCGCAACATCGCCCAGGCCCACGCCACCGTGATCGCCGGGAAATGGGACCGGAAGTCCTTCGAAGGCGTGGAAATGAACGGCAAGCGCCTCGCCATTCTCGGCATGGGCCGCATCGGCACCGAGTTCGCCAAGCGCGCCCAGGCCTTCGGCATGCACGTCGTCGCCTACGATCCCTTCCTCACCGCCGCCCGCGCCCAGGGCCTGAAGGTGGAGCTGGCTGAAACCGCCGACCAAGCGCTGGCCGGTGCCGACGTGGTCACCCTCCACATCCCGCTCACCGACGAGACCAAGCACATCCTCAACAAGGCCCGCCTGTCCTCGATGAACAAAGGCGCGCTGGTCGTGAACTGCGCCCGTGGCGGCCTCGTCGACGAGGTGGCCGCGAAGGAACTCATCGACGCCGGCCACATCGGCGGCATCGCGCTGGACGTCTACGAAGTCGAGCCGCCGCCCGCCGACCACCCGCTGTTCTCGGCGAAGAAGACCGTCTTCACCCCGCACCTCGGCGCCTCCACCGCGGAAGCCCAGGAAAACGTCGGCATCGAGGTGGCCTACCAGCTCAAGGACTTCCTCGTCAGCGGCGAGATCCGCAACGCGGTGAACATGCCGAACCTCGACGCGAAGACCCTCGAAAGCGTGGGCCCCTACCTCGACCTCGCCACCGGCCTCGGCAAGCTTCTCGCGAAGATCGGACCCGGCCAGGTGGACGCCCTGCGCGTCTCCTACCTGGGCCCCGTCTCCGAGCTGGACACCCAGCTCATCACCCGCACCGTCCTCACCGGCTACCTCTCCGGAGCCCACCACGAGGCGCAGGTAAACCTGGTCAATGCCCCAGCCGTCGCCAAGGCCCTCGGCCTCCAGATCACCGAGTCCACCGTGGCCATCGCCACCAACTGGACCGAGCTGATCGAGGTTTCCGCCGTCAAGGGCGGTGAGACCTTCACCGTGGCCGGCACCTTCTTCGGCAATGCCCCGCGCATCGTCCACCTCCTCGGCCACAACGTGGAAACCAACACCACCGGCCAGTTCCTGTTCGTGGAAAACGACGACCGCCCCGGCATCGTCGGCCTTCTCGGCTCCTCGCTCGGCACCGCCGGCGTGAACATCGCCAACATGTCGCTGAGCCGGAACAAGGATCTCTCCCGCGCCGTCACGGTGATCGAGGTGGATTCCGAGCCGCCGGTGAGCCTGCTGGAGCAGCTCCGGGCCACCCCGGGCATCCTCCGCGTCCTCTCCTTCGGCCTCTGA